A single Pseudomonas sp. DC1.2 DNA region contains:
- the dgoD gene encoding galactonate dehydratase → MKITKLTTFIVPPRWCFLKVETDEGVTGWGEPVVEGRAHTVAAAVEELSDYLIGKDPRNIEDIWTVLYRGGFYRGGAIHMSALAGIDQALWDIKGKALGVSVSDLLGGQVRDKIRVYSWIGGDRPADTARAAKEAVERGFTAVKMNGTEELQFLDSYEKVDLALANVAAVRDAVGPHVGIGVDFHGRVHKPMAKVLMKELDPYKLMFIEEPVLSENYEALKELAPLTSTPIALGERLFSRWDFKRVLSEGYVDIIQPDASHAGGITETRKIANMAEAYDVALALHCPLGPIALAACLQLDAVCYNAFIQEQSLGIHYNESNDLLDYVKDPRVFDYDKGFVKIPNGPGLGIEINEEYVIERAAVGHRWRNPIWRHADGSFAEW, encoded by the coding sequence ATGAAAATCACCAAACTGACGACCTTCATCGTCCCGCCGCGCTGGTGCTTCCTTAAGGTCGAAACTGACGAGGGCGTGACCGGTTGGGGCGAGCCCGTGGTCGAGGGCCGCGCGCACACGGTCGCTGCGGCTGTTGAAGAATTGTCCGACTACTTGATCGGCAAAGACCCACGCAACATCGAAGACATCTGGACCGTGCTCTACCGTGGCGGTTTCTACCGTGGCGGGGCGATTCACATGAGCGCTCTGGCTGGCATCGATCAGGCATTGTGGGACATCAAGGGCAAGGCCTTGGGAGTCTCGGTCAGCGACCTGTTGGGTGGTCAGGTGCGGGACAAGATTCGCGTTTACTCGTGGATCGGCGGCGACCGGCCAGCCGACACGGCCCGTGCGGCAAAAGAGGCGGTGGAGCGTGGTTTCACCGCCGTGAAAATGAACGGCACCGAGGAGCTGCAATTCCTCGATTCCTACGAAAAAGTCGACTTGGCCCTGGCCAACGTTGCCGCCGTGCGTGACGCGGTGGGTCCGCACGTGGGCATCGGCGTCGACTTCCATGGCCGGGTCCATAAGCCCATGGCCAAAGTGCTGATGAAGGAACTCGACCCCTACAAACTGATGTTCATCGAAGAGCCGGTGCTCAGTGAAAACTACGAAGCGTTGAAAGAGCTGGCGCCACTGACCAGCACCCCGATTGCCTTGGGTGAGCGACTGTTCTCGCGCTGGGATTTCAAGCGCGTGCTCAGCGAAGGTTACGTCGACATCATCCAGCCCGATGCATCCCATGCGGGCGGCATCACCGAAACGCGCAAGATCGCCAACATGGCCGAAGCCTACGATGTGGCCCTGGCGCTGCACTGCCCGCTGGGCCCGATTGCCTTGGCGGCGTGCCTGCAACTGGACGCCGTTTGCTACAACGCGTTCATTCAGGAGCAGAGCCTGGGCATTCACTACAACGAGAGCAACGACCTGCTCGATTACGTGAAAGATCCACGGGTATTCGATTACGACAAAGGCTTCGTGAAAATTCCTAACGGGCCGGGCCTGGGAATCGAGATCAACGAGGAATACGTCATTGAACGTGCAGCGGTTGGCCATCGCTGGCGCAACCCGATCTGGCGGCATGCCGATGGCAGTTTTGCCGAGTGGTGA
- a CDS encoding 2-dehydro-3-deoxy-6-phosphogalactonate aldolase — MLKQALAQNGLIAILRGLRPIEAAAIGEVLYCAGFRVIEVPLNSPEPYESIRILRSTLPADCLIGAGTVLTPEQVEQVKAAGGQVIVMPHSDANVLRAAKAAGLFLSPGVATPTEAFAALAEGADVLKMFPAEQMGPAVVKAWLAVLPVGTILAPVGGITPDNMQVFVEAGVKGFGLGSGLFKPGMSPEDVAVKAKAYVAAWNALR, encoded by the coding sequence ATGCTCAAGCAAGCCCTGGCGCAAAACGGCCTGATCGCGATCCTGCGCGGCCTGCGCCCTATAGAAGCGGCGGCCATCGGAGAAGTCCTTTATTGCGCCGGATTTCGTGTCATCGAGGTGCCGCTCAATTCCCCCGAGCCTTACGAAAGTATCCGCATTCTGCGCAGTACGTTGCCTGCCGATTGCCTGATCGGCGCGGGTACGGTGCTCACGCCCGAGCAGGTTGAGCAGGTGAAGGCGGCGGGTGGCCAGGTGATCGTGATGCCCCACAGCGACGCCAACGTGCTGCGGGCGGCGAAAGCGGCAGGCTTGTTTCTGTCACCGGGCGTGGCGACGCCCACTGAAGCCTTTGCGGCCTTGGCTGAGGGGGCGGACGTACTGAAGATGTTTCCTGCCGAACAGATGGGGCCCGCCGTCGTTAAAGCCTGGCTCGCGGTGTTGCCCGTGGGCACCATTCTGGCGCCGGTGGGCGGGATTACACCGGACAACATGCAGGTGTTTGTCGAGGCAGGTGTCAAAGGCTTTGGCCTCGGTTCCGGGTTGTTCAAGCCGGGGATGAGCCCAGAAGATGTCGCGGTGAAAGCCAAGGCGTATGTCGCTGCATGGAACGCTCTGCGCTAA